GGTTGGATAATATCAATGATGTCCAGCCGTCATCCACCAAAGTAAGGTTAAATTTTGGTAACGAGTTGTTCCTCTCGCGCAATAGTCTTGGGTCATTGAGTGTTTCTCCACTCTCTTCTTCTCTAGCAAAGTGATCATTCCATCATCAACACGACCCCTCCGAGTCTGATCAGTTAGGATTTAGATGGGTCCACAATTAAGATTAGGAGGTCCAATCACACTGACGTTTTCCATATTACATAAAGGATGAAGAAAAAACCGTTAGATCAGAGGATCATGCGCCTGTAATCAAAAGCATGCGAGGGCCATGCAATCAAAAGGTGGAAATGTAGAGCATAATTTCTGGATTGAAAAGAACCAGCACACTTGTCTATGAAAAGATAAACCTAGTGCATTTGAAGACAGCACttttaagaaacaaaaatactaatttaatcaTCGGAGCATTCTGCCGTTGGAAACTACTATCAAGCTTTTATGATTTATTCTTTTCAGTTTTGCAGGTCTCAAGTCATCGGAGTACCGTAGGTGAGATAATGTCATCCGGTACGCAGTGAATGAAAATATAGAGCGGCATCAATAGGTCTCAAGTCACCCGGATTCACTTATTTTCAATGTCACAAAACATAGAAAGTGGGTAAAAAGATGTTCCCTAGAGAATATATGTAAGAGGCCCAACAGAAATCTTCCTATCCGTTAGTGCCCCCGAAGACATTATATGCTTAATAATGCCTTGTGGTGTCCGCATGGGTTTCATGTAGGGCCTGATTGACCCACAGATGGTCCATGTCCGAATCCTCCAACATTATTATTGCAGCTGCTTCCCAACCACTGCCTTCTTTCCAGTAGCTAAATTATGGAATAAGAAGGACGGCCATAAAGTGTTGTACTACTCTGTGGTTCTCAGCCAATCTTCATACTAGATAAGTAGGAATTCGCATGTTGTTTTGCTAGAATACTGCTTTTATCCCGGTTTTGATTTGGCACACCACACTTTGAGAGCAATTACTTGATCAGTCCTTTGATTTTTCTACATATGAACATGTAATTTTCTGCTtaacataaattaaataaataaataaataaacagtaaGACAGAGAAGCAAAATTTAAAGAGGGCAGATAATGATGTCAAAACTGGACCAGATCATGTTCATGGTAGTTGGTATAATTCCTGCATAAGACCCATGCATGTGGGAGAACAAATCAAGCCTGGTTGAACCAGCAATTTATAGAAAACTTGAACTAGTTGGGTGCGAATATAAAGTGTTTTCGTTGCTGGCAGAAAGAAAATTTGACTGATGCATAGAGATGACTACAAATATACCAGATCTATTGCAAgcattactttttcttttctcctttttttttttttggggggggggggggggggggggggggggggggggggggggagagaccTTTCATTTCGTGAAATGGAGACACCTAAAAGAAATGAAGAGCTTTTTTACAGTTTCAAGTGATCAAACAAATTCCTTACGTTTTGTTTCAAAGAACCACGTGAATGATCTAGCAAGACCCATGAGTGATCAAACAAATTCCTTGCTATTTGTTtcaaaaaaccaaataaattgATGTAGCTAAAACCATGACATTTTGGACAAAGAGTCGAAATAATATTCTCAACAAAAAGTTCATTATtgctattattattagtttacaGGCTGTTCCAACAGTTTCCTCTTTTAAAATCATTTGTGTTAGTTCccaaataaaatcatatttcagTTGTGCCCCAAGTCTACCTTTGAGACAGGATCCTGCAGGGTCAGCTAGTTTACGGTCAATTCTacaactttttattttctttttgcattCCTTTCTCCCTTGGCAAAAGGGTAAGATGTAGGAGACCAAGGTTTGTACTCGCTACACCCCTTTTAGCACCTTTAAAAGAGTTAGCAACTTTCAAATTccactattttctttttaattctttaaaacaGCTAGCTTTTATGACAAGGTGATACCATGTTCATCTTTTACAACAAGGTGATCTAACAAGTCTAGCCAAAATGAGCTCATTTTTGACAAACCACCTAATGTCCCATATACTTTTCATTATTCGCAGGACAAGAATCAGAAAAGGGAACAAAGGATTAGGCAAGTTACCTGATGATTATATTCTGGATAAAATCTCATTGAGAGCCAGAACAATGTTCTCGTAGCACTGCCAGACAAGCGATGCATCTTTATACCTTGCTGCATAATCTAGCTGTAAAGTTCATCAAACATCATCAAGTACTGTGAATTTAAAAGATTTACTTGGCTAGAGTGAGCATGTTTTCTGTAAGAGGAAAATTATCACCAAAAGATGACATTTCCAGTGCAGATTACAATACTATATGCACCACTCACTTTGGTAGCATTATTGAAGAGATTGGAATACAGTTTCCTTAGCTCGGGCCTCTCACTTCTAGGCTTCCCTTGGATTATGGTATAAAAGTCCTGTTTCAGGTAGGACGAGTTCTTCCTTAGCACCTTCTGTGCTTCTACCCACGACTCTGACTCTATCAGAGATTTTATACCTAGCAAAGCTTGAGCATGGCCTCTGATTCCACTCTTTGCCTCTTCGTACGATGTACCCGGTACCACCATATTAAACTCGAATCCATCAGAAACCTCCGGAATGGCCAATAGTACTGACACTATTGCTGCTACTCCAGCTATTCTTCTACGGAAATTAGAACCGAGTAAGACCTTCTGGGGCATCTCTCTGGACCTAGAAGACGGTTTAAAACAGCAGGTGAAGGTTGGCGGAGGAGGATAACGTGACAGGTTGGGTTGTACGACCAAGGTTGTTGTAAATGCCATCATCCTCTTGCGAAATGCTTAATAATATAGCTCAGCGGTGTAATTATCTCTCTTTCCAAATTCTGTTGTCAATTTCCCCAACGAAGCCCAAGGATTTATATAAAGAATAGAATAAAGAAATGCACCTACGATCAACTATCGGATAAGGaatttccaaacaaaatctGTAATCATCTCTATCTCAAAAACCCTCCTGcaaaataattaacataattacatGAGCATTATGATAATAAGTAGAAGTTTTCACGAATAGCATCTGTCTTCACCGAGAAACACGGTGCCCATAGATCAAGTTAAGATTATGCTAGATTTGCGCAAATTGACTCTGTTTTAAATCAGTTGCTCGTATAATGAGTGAATTCAAGACATCAGGT
This is a stretch of genomic DNA from Carya illinoinensis cultivar Pawnee chromosome 3, C.illinoinensisPawnee_v1, whole genome shotgun sequence. It encodes these proteins:
- the LOC122302290 gene encoding psbQ-like protein 3, chloroplastic → MMAFTTTLVVQPNLSRYPPPPTFTCCFKPSSRSREMPQKVLLGSNFRRRIAGVAAIVSVLLAIPEVSDGFEFNMVVPGTSYEEAKSGIRGHAQALLGIKSLIESESWVEAQKVLRKNSSYLKQDFYTIIQGKPRSERPELRKLYSNLFNNATKLDYAARYKDASLVWQCYENIVLALNEILSRI